From one Catenuloplanes nepalensis genomic stretch:
- a CDS encoding alpha/beta fold hydrolase, with protein sequence MPQRFVSFDGVEISYQEWGRPGSVPPVILHHGFAVDAQTNWVLPGVVDAIASTGRHVIAPDARGHGASEKPTDPARYGEDTMARDLTVLIDRLGVAEADLVGYSMGGVVAAITAATDGRIRRLVIGGVAASLVERGGVDSRVLPQGEVIAVLLADSPTAIAASPAMAFRALADAVGADRRALAAQITAAHRTPIPLHEITADTLVLCGRDDPFAARPEILAAAIPRARLRRIPGDHLGAVRDPAFAAALVDFLTTLTVHTEHPLPAE encoded by the coding sequence ATGCCGCAGAGATTCGTGTCGTTCGACGGAGTCGAGATCAGCTATCAGGAGTGGGGACGGCCCGGCTCCGTACCCCCGGTGATCCTGCATCATGGTTTCGCGGTCGACGCACAGACCAACTGGGTCCTGCCGGGAGTCGTCGACGCGATAGCGTCGACCGGCCGGCACGTGATCGCGCCGGATGCCCGCGGCCACGGCGCGTCGGAGAAGCCCACGGACCCCGCGCGGTACGGCGAGGACACCATGGCCCGCGACCTGACCGTGCTGATCGACCGGCTCGGCGTGGCCGAGGCCGACCTGGTCGGCTACTCGATGGGCGGCGTGGTCGCCGCGATCACCGCCGCCACCGACGGCCGCATCCGCCGCCTGGTGATCGGCGGCGTGGCCGCCAGCCTGGTCGAGCGCGGCGGTGTCGACTCGCGCGTGCTGCCGCAGGGCGAGGTCATCGCGGTCCTGCTGGCCGACAGTCCCACCGCGATCGCCGCCTCCCCCGCGATGGCCTTCCGCGCGCTGGCCGACGCGGTCGGCGCGGACCGCCGCGCCCTCGCCGCCCAGATCACCGCCGCGCACCGCACCCCGATCCCGCTGCACGAGATCACCGCCGACACCCTCGTCCTCTGCGGTCGCGACGACCCGTTCGCCGCCCGCCCCGAGATCCTCGCCGCCGCCATCCCCCGCGCCCGCCTGCGCCGGATCCCCGGCGACCACCTCGGCGCGGTCCGCGATCCCGCATTCGCCGCCGCCCTCGTGGACTTCCTCACGACCCTGACGGTCCACACAGAACATCCACTCCCGGCTGAGTGA
- a CDS encoding excalibur calcium-binding domain-containing protein encodes MLAAPALALLAAPAQAEAPKKPPVYKNCAAMNAAHPHGVARYGSIDKVRGKTKPVTKFKVMTAVYLANTHLDRDKDGVACEKR; translated from the coding sequence GTGCTGGCAGCGCCGGCACTCGCGCTGCTCGCGGCGCCGGCGCAGGCCGAGGCGCCGAAGAAGCCGCCGGTCTACAAGAACTGCGCGGCGATGAACGCGGCACACCCGCACGGCGTCGCGAGGTACGGGTCGATCGACAAGGTGCGCGGGAAGACCAAGCCGGTGACCAAGTTCAAGGTCATGACGGCGGTCTACCTGGCCAACACGCACCTCGACCGCGACAAGGACGGCGTCGCCTGCGAGAAGCGCTGA
- a CDS encoding TetR/AcrR family transcriptional regulator, which translates to MADSHTALAGNGNSTPARVDGRTARAERTRRAIVEAHYALISEGDLKPTGERIADRAGVSLRALWTNFKDLETLFAATDALLVSRQEAAWTEISPTLPFTTRVDEFCRQRARLLEIVAPLARAATIKQPFSAQLRDNRKRHIARVRTELEALFAHELAAAGPGRPQLLDALSVTTTWAGWSLLRDELALPVDEARATMSRTVTALLITAMATPI; encoded by the coding sequence ATGGCTGACTCGCACACGGCCTTGGCCGGCAATGGGAATTCCACTCCTGCAAGAGTCGACGGCCGCACCGCCCGGGCCGAACGCACCCGCCGCGCCATCGTCGAGGCCCACTATGCGCTGATCTCCGAGGGCGACCTCAAGCCCACCGGCGAACGCATCGCCGACCGCGCCGGCGTCTCGCTCCGCGCGCTCTGGACCAACTTCAAGGACCTGGAGACGCTCTTCGCCGCCACCGACGCGCTGCTCGTCTCCCGCCAGGAGGCCGCCTGGACCGAGATCAGCCCCACGCTCCCGTTCACCACGCGCGTCGACGAGTTCTGCCGGCAGCGCGCCCGCCTGCTGGAGATCGTCGCCCCGCTGGCCCGCGCCGCCACGATCAAGCAACCGTTCTCCGCCCAGCTCCGCGACAACCGCAAACGCCACATCGCCCGGGTACGCACCGAGCTCGAAGCCCTCTTCGCCCACGAACTCGCCGCCGCCGGCCCCGGCCGCCCCCAACTCCTCGACGCGCTCAGCGTCACCACCACCTGGGCCGGCTGGTCGCTGCTCCGCGACGAACTCGCGCTCCCGGTCGACGAGGCCCGCGCCACAATGTCCCGCACCGTCACCGCGCTGCTGATCACGGCCATGGCCACCCCGATCTGA